One Amycolatopsis sp. NBC_00355 genomic window carries:
- a CDS encoding ABC transporter ATP-binding protein has protein sequence MSAPAVEITGLVKSYGSTCAVDGLDLHMERGGLLALLGPNGAGKTTTVEICEGFLRPDAGSVRVLGLDPHRESAALRPRLGIMPQGGGAYPGVRADEMLKLVASCAASPLDPAWLLDILGLAPVRRTPFKRLSGGQQQRLSLACALVGRPELLFLDEPTAGMDPQARRLVWDLLGALRADGVSVLLTTHLMEEAEALADTVVIVDHGKVVVSGAPHTLTIDESGTAGLRFKARTRLDTKLLAAALPEGYDVRESAPGTYVVVGSVDPQVVSTVTAWCAQQGVLPEELQVGRRTLEEVFLELTGRELRA, from the coding sequence GTGAGTGCCCCCGCCGTCGAGATCACCGGGCTGGTGAAAAGCTACGGCTCCACCTGCGCGGTCGACGGTCTCGACCTGCACATGGAGCGCGGCGGCCTGCTCGCCCTGCTCGGCCCGAACGGGGCCGGCAAGACCACCACCGTCGAAATCTGCGAAGGCTTCCTGCGGCCTGACGCCGGCTCGGTGCGCGTGCTCGGCCTCGACCCGCACCGCGAGTCCGCCGCCCTGCGCCCCCGGCTCGGGATCATGCCCCAGGGTGGCGGCGCCTACCCGGGCGTGCGCGCCGACGAGATGCTCAAGCTCGTGGCCTCGTGCGCCGCGTCGCCGCTGGATCCCGCCTGGCTACTGGACATCCTCGGCCTGGCTCCGGTGCGCCGGACGCCGTTCAAGCGCCTTTCGGGCGGGCAGCAGCAGCGGCTGTCGCTGGCCTGCGCCCTGGTCGGGCGGCCCGAGCTGTTGTTCCTCGACGAGCCGACCGCGGGCATGGACCCGCAGGCCCGGCGCCTGGTCTGGGACCTGCTGGGCGCGTTGCGCGCCGACGGCGTCTCGGTGCTGCTGACGACCCACCTGATGGAAGAGGCCGAAGCGCTGGCCGACACCGTGGTGATCGTGGACCACGGCAAGGTCGTCGTCTCCGGCGCGCCGCACACCCTGACGATCGACGAGAGCGGCACCGCGGGCCTGCGGTTCAAGGCCCGCACCCGGCTCGACACCAAGCTGCTGGCCGCCGCGCTGCCGGAGGGCTACGACGTGCGCGAGTCGGCGCCGGGGACCTACGTCGTGGTCGGCTCGGTCGACCCGCAGGTCGTGTCGACGGTCACCGCGTGGTGCGCCCAGCAGGGCGTGCTGCCGGAGGAGCTGCAGGTCGGCCGGCGGACGCTCGAAGAGGTCTTCCTGGAGCTGACCGGACGGGAGCTGCGGGCGTGA
- the mptB gene encoding polyprenol phosphomannose-dependent alpha 1,6 mannosyltransferase MptB, which translates to MADIVTGSAHPVTLSPVEPRVPLPLEGDERRALNVVRRFGTVGSLFLALGSLGAGAAPVINPVQEIPVLRLFTRIPTVSLAIAISGMGILVLSWLMLGKFARPDRARLASQGQLARTIALWVLPLLVIPPLFSRDVYSYLAQSEIVHRGMDPYTLGPAQALGVADPFTAGVSNMWRETPAPYGPLVLRLGGWLAPISGQSIAMGVLLQRVLALAGVVLIVWALPRLARRFGVQPATALWLGALNPLLIFHFVAGAHNDALAIGLMLAGLEVGIRRLPIRVKGDTPPPLARGELLYIGLGVAIITLGVAVKVPAVFALPFFAVMVARRWHGRLKDLFLAGAPMAAWFGVVLAVVCFGSGLGFGWVGATFNTPGLVRAWISPTAELANLSGVLGIALGLGNHTNALVPILGALGYLVAVAITVKFLWDSFKWRYRPIIGLGVSLGAVMILQINLQPWYVLWAVIPLAAAAGTSRFRVAATVLSAALPFLLPPTGSTFDGRPYVLPFAYVAAIVVCGAGMLVVRRLAPVLLSRPSPRLPAQADAVS; encoded by the coding sequence GTGGCGGACATCGTCACCGGGAGTGCACATCCGGTGACCCTGTCGCCCGTCGAGCCCCGGGTGCCGCTCCCCCTGGAGGGCGACGAGCGGCGCGCGCTGAACGTCGTCCGCCGGTTCGGCACGGTCGGGTCGCTCTTCCTCGCGCTGGGCTCCCTCGGCGCCGGCGCCGCGCCGGTGATCAACCCGGTGCAGGAGATCCCGGTGCTGCGGCTGTTCACGCGCATCCCCACCGTGTCCCTGGCCATCGCCATCTCCGGCATGGGCATCCTGGTGCTCAGCTGGCTGATGCTCGGCAAGTTCGCCCGCCCCGACCGCGCGCGGCTCGCGTCGCAGGGCCAGCTCGCCCGCACCATCGCGCTGTGGGTGCTGCCGCTGCTGGTGATCCCGCCGCTGTTCTCCCGCGACGTCTACAGCTACCTCGCGCAGAGCGAGATCGTGCACCGCGGGATGGACCCCTACACCCTCGGCCCGGCGCAGGCCCTCGGCGTCGCCGACCCGTTCACCGCGGGTGTGTCGAACATGTGGCGCGAGACGCCGGCGCCGTACGGGCCGCTGGTGCTGCGCCTCGGCGGCTGGCTCGCGCCGATCTCCGGCCAGAGCATCGCGATGGGCGTGCTCCTGCAGCGCGTGCTCGCCCTGGCCGGCGTGGTCCTCATCGTGTGGGCGCTGCCGCGGCTGGCCCGCCGCTTCGGCGTCCAGCCCGCGACCGCGCTGTGGCTCGGCGCGTTGAACCCGCTGCTGATCTTCCACTTCGTCGCCGGCGCCCACAACGACGCGCTCGCCATCGGCCTGATGCTCGCCGGGCTGGAGGTGGGCATCCGGCGGCTGCCGATCCGGGTCAAGGGCGACACTCCCCCGCCGCTGGCGCGCGGCGAACTGCTCTACATCGGGCTCGGGGTCGCGATCATCACGCTCGGCGTGGCGGTGAAGGTGCCCGCGGTGTTCGCCCTGCCGTTCTTCGCCGTGATGGTCGCGCGCCGCTGGCACGGCCGGCTGAAAGACCTGTTCCTGGCCGGCGCGCCGATGGCGGCGTGGTTCGGCGTCGTGCTGGCCGTCGTCTGCTTCGGCTCCGGGCTCGGTTTCGGCTGGGTCGGCGCGACGTTCAACACACCGGGCCTCGTCCGCGCCTGGATCTCCCCCACCGCCGAGCTCGCGAACCTCTCCGGCGTCCTCGGCATCGCGCTCGGGCTGGGCAACCACACCAACGCGCTGGTGCCGATCCTCGGCGCGCTCGGCTACCTCGTCGCCGTCGCCATCACCGTCAAGTTCCTCTGGGACAGCTTCAAGTGGCGCTACCGGCCGATCATCGGCCTCGGCGTCTCGCTGGGCGCGGTGATGATCCTGCAGATCAACCTGCAGCCCTGGTACGTGCTGTGGGCGGTGATCCCGCTCGCCGCGGCCGCCGGGACGTCCCGGTTCCGGGTGGCCGCGACGGTGCTGTCCGCCGCCCTGCCGTTCCTGCTCCCGCCCACCGGCAGCACCTTCGACGGCCGCCCGTACGTGCTGCCCTTCGCCTACGTCGCGGCGATCGTCGTGTGCGGCGCGGGGATGCTCGTCGTGCGGCGTCTCGCGCCCGTCCTGCTCTCCAGGCCGTCCCCGCGGCTGCCCGCGCAGGCCGACGCCGTATCGTGA
- a CDS encoding helix-turn-helix transcriptional regulator — translation MKKTAAADQVGGDTPRTVANAVPSQVSAEGKTRSEVARLLLEQGPMTAVVVAEQLGISPAAVRRHLDALLADGEAESRDAPRRGPRGRGRPAKLFLLTESGRARFGHAYDDLAVSAIRFLAEHAGEDAVRAFAERRVASLVEPHRSAITGSSDPAARAEALATALTREGYAASTRQVGTLSSSQEGPGLRQNVGTQLCQHHCPVAHVAAEFPQLCEAETEAFAKLLGTHVQRLATIARGDSVCTTHVPASAGQPAHPEPVSTVPSGRTARIPNGGKPA, via the coding sequence GTGAAAAAGACGGCGGCAGCGGACCAGGTGGGTGGCGACACGCCCCGCACCGTGGCGAACGCCGTCCCGTCGCAGGTCAGCGCCGAGGGCAAGACCCGCAGTGAGGTCGCCCGGCTGCTCCTGGAACAGGGGCCCATGACCGCCGTGGTCGTCGCCGAGCAGCTCGGGATCAGCCCGGCGGCCGTCCGCCGGCACCTGGACGCGCTTCTCGCGGACGGCGAAGCCGAGTCGCGGGACGCGCCGCGCCGCGGCCCCCGGGGCCGGGGTCGTCCCGCGAAGCTCTTCCTGCTGACCGAGTCCGGCCGCGCCCGCTTCGGGCACGCCTACGACGACCTGGCCGTCTCGGCCATCCGCTTCCTCGCCGAGCACGCGGGCGAAGACGCCGTACGCGCCTTCGCCGAGCGTCGCGTCGCTTCGCTGGTCGAGCCCCACCGCTCCGCGATCACCGGATCGAGTGATCCGGCGGCGCGCGCGGAGGCCTTGGCGACCGCGCTGACCAGGGAGGGCTACGCTGCGTCGACCCGTCAGGTCGGCACACTGAGTTCTTCGCAAGAAGGGCCTGGGCTCCGACAGAACGTCGGCACGCAGCTTTGCCAGCACCATTGTCCGGTCGCCCACGTCGCCGCGGAGTTCCCGCAGCTGTGCGAGGCCGAGACGGAAGCGTTCGCGAAGCTGCTGGGCACCCACGTCCAGCGGCTGGCGACCATCGCACGCGGTGATTCCGTGTGCACCACCCACGTACCCGCTTCGGCGGGTCAGCCGGCCCATCCCGAGCCGGTCAGCACGGTGCCCTCTGGGCGCACAGCACGGATCCCGAATGGAGGGAAACCCGCATGA
- the sufB gene encoding Fe-S cluster assembly protein SufB, translated as MTAAAEQRTPTTAPLSQEETIESLGKYAFGWADSDVAGASARRGLNEDVVTDISGKKSEPEWMREARLKALKLFEKKPMPNWGADLSGIDFENIKYFVRSSEKQATSWEELPEDIKNTYDRLGIPEAEKQRLVAGVAAQYESEVVYHSIREDLEKQGVLFLDTDTALKTHPELFEEYFGSVIPAGDNKFSALNTAVWSGGSFIYVPKGVKVDIPLQAYFRINTENMGQFERTLIIVDEDAYVHYVEGCTAPIYQSDSLHSAVVEIIVKKGARCRYTTIQNWSNNVYNLVTKRAKCEEGATMEWIDGNIGSKVTMKYPSVFLMGEHAKGEVLSVAFAGEGQHQDAGAKMEHLAPYTSSTIVSKSVARGGGRTSYRGLVRVAKRAHHSRSSVVCDALLVDTISRSDTYPYVDIRNDEVSMGHEATVSKVSEEQLFYLMSRGLDEAEAMAMIVRGFVEPIARELPMEYALELNRLIELQMEGSVG; from the coding sequence ATGACTGCCGCTGCCGAGCAGCGCACTCCCACCACCGCGCCCTTGAGCCAGGAAGAGACCATCGAGTCCCTGGGCAAGTACGCGTTCGGCTGGGCCGACTCCGACGTAGCGGGCGCCAGCGCCCGTCGCGGGCTGAACGAGGATGTCGTCACCGACATCTCCGGGAAGAAGTCCGAACCGGAGTGGATGCGCGAAGCACGACTCAAGGCGCTCAAGCTCTTCGAGAAGAAGCCGATGCCCAACTGGGGCGCGGACCTCTCCGGGATCGACTTCGAGAACATCAAGTACTTCGTGCGCTCCAGCGAGAAGCAGGCCACGAGCTGGGAAGAGCTGCCCGAGGACATCAAGAACACGTACGACAGGCTGGGCATCCCCGAGGCGGAGAAGCAGCGCCTCGTCGCCGGTGTCGCGGCCCAGTACGAGTCCGAGGTCGTCTACCACTCGATCCGCGAGGACCTCGAGAAGCAGGGTGTCCTGTTCCTGGACACGGACACCGCGCTCAAGACGCACCCGGAGCTGTTCGAGGAGTACTTCGGCTCGGTCATCCCGGCCGGCGACAACAAGTTCTCCGCGCTGAACACGGCGGTGTGGTCCGGCGGTTCGTTCATCTACGTGCCCAAGGGCGTCAAGGTGGACATCCCGCTGCAGGCCTACTTCCGGATCAACACCGAGAACATGGGCCAGTTCGAGCGCACCCTGATCATCGTCGACGAAGACGCCTACGTGCACTACGTCGAGGGCTGCACGGCGCCGATCTACCAGTCCGACTCGCTGCACTCGGCGGTCGTGGAGATCATCGTCAAGAAGGGCGCCCGCTGCCGCTACACGACCATCCAGAACTGGTCGAACAACGTCTACAACCTGGTCACCAAGCGCGCCAAGTGCGAAGAGGGCGCGACCATGGAATGGATCGACGGCAACATCGGTTCCAAGGTGACCATGAAGTACCCGTCGGTCTTCCTCATGGGCGAGCACGCCAAGGGTGAGGTCCTCTCGGTCGCGTTCGCGGGCGAAGGCCAGCACCAGGACGCGGGCGCCAAGATGGAGCACCTCGCGCCGTACACCTCCTCGACGATCGTGTCGAAGTCGGTGGCGCGCGGCGGCGGCCGCACCTCGTACCGCGGCCTGGTCCGCGTCGCGAAGCGGGCGCACCACTCGCGCTCCAGCGTGGTCTGTGACGCCCTGCTGGTCGACACGATCTCGCGCTCGGACACCTACCCGTACGTGGACATCCGCAACGACGAGGTGTCCATGGGCCACGAGGCCACGGTGTCCAAGGTCAGCGAAGAGCAGCTGTTCTACCTGATGTCGCGCGGCCTCGACGAGGCCGAGGCGATGGCGATGATCGTGCGCGGGTTCGTCGAGCCCATCGCGCGTGAGCTGCCGATGGAGTACGCGCTCGAGCTGAACCGCCTGATCGAGCTCCAGATGGAAGGGTCCGTCGGCTAG
- the sufD gene encoding Fe-S cluster assembly protein SufD, protein MSVTENNVSEALREGAVIPAASRAERFTSYDVEAFEVPGGREENWRFTPMKRLRGLHDGSAPATGEITLDLDAAPELTIETVGRDDARLGQAGVPSDRIAAQAYSSFTKATVVTVPKETKASKPSVLRIHGPGEGKVAYGHLQVRAEAFAEAVVVLDHVGSGTYADNVEFVIGDGAKVTVVSVQDWADDAVHVSEQHLKLGRDAALRHTVITLGGDLVRVSPTATFADKGGDVDMLGVYFADGGQHQEHRLFVDHAVPNCKSRVGYKGALQGEGAHTVWIGDVLIRAAAEATDTYEFNRNLVLTPGARADSVPNLEIETGEIEGAGHASATGRFDDEQLFYLQSRGIAEEAARRLVVRGFFHEILVKIDVPEVRERLEAAIEAELEAVGA, encoded by the coding sequence ATGTCGGTTACCGAGAACAACGTTTCCGAAGCTCTTCGCGAGGGGGCCGTCATTCCGGCGGCCTCCCGCGCGGAGCGCTTCACCTCCTACGACGTCGAGGCCTTCGAGGTCCCGGGCGGCCGTGAGGAGAACTGGCGCTTCACGCCGATGAAGCGGCTGCGCGGCCTGCACGACGGCAGCGCGCCCGCCACCGGCGAGATCACCCTCGACCTCGACGCCGCCCCCGAGCTGACCATCGAGACCGTCGGCCGCGACGACGCGCGCCTCGGCCAGGCCGGCGTGCCGAGCGACCGCATCGCCGCGCAGGCCTACTCCTCGTTCACCAAGGCCACCGTCGTGACGGTGCCCAAGGAGACCAAGGCGTCCAAGCCGTCGGTGCTGCGCATCCACGGCCCGGGCGAGGGCAAGGTCGCCTACGGGCACCTGCAGGTCCGCGCCGAGGCGTTCGCCGAGGCCGTCGTCGTGCTCGACCACGTCGGCTCCGGCACCTACGCCGACAACGTCGAGTTCGTCATCGGCGACGGCGCCAAGGTCACCGTGGTCAGCGTCCAGGACTGGGCCGACGACGCGGTGCACGTCTCCGAGCAGCACCTGAAGCTGGGCCGCGACGCCGCGCTGCGGCACACCGTGATCACCCTCGGCGGTGACCTGGTCCGCGTCTCGCCGACGGCGACCTTCGCCGACAAGGGCGGCGACGTCGACATGCTCGGCGTCTACTTCGCCGACGGCGGCCAGCACCAGGAGCACCGCCTCTTCGTCGACCACGCGGTGCCCAACTGCAAGTCGCGGGTGGGCTACAAGGGCGCGCTGCAGGGCGAGGGCGCGCACACGGTCTGGATCGGCGACGTGCTGATCCGCGCCGCGGCCGAGGCCACCGACACCTACGAGTTCAACCGCAACCTGGTGCTCACACCGGGTGCGCGCGCGGACTCCGTGCCGAACCTGGAGATCGAGACCGGCGAGATCGAAGGCGCCGGCCACGCGAGCGCGACGGGAAGGTTCGACGACGAGCAGTTGTTCTACCTGCAGTCGCGCGGGATCGCCGAAGAAGCCGCCCGCCGGCTGGTCGTGCGCGGGTTCTTCCACGAGATCCTGGTGAAGATCGACGTCCCCGAGGTGCGCGAGCGCCTCGAAGCCGCGATCGAGGCCGAGCTCGAAGCCGTTGGCGCCTGA
- the sufC gene encoding Fe-S cluster assembly ATPase SufC, which yields MATLEIKDLHASVNTDEGAKEILKGVNLTIKSGETHAIMGPNGSGKSTLSYAIAGHPKYQVTSGEVLLDGENVLEMSVDERARAGLFLAMQYPVEVPGVSMSNFLRTAATAVRGEAPKLRLWVKEVKEEMGKLEISQEFAERSVNEGFSGGEKKRHEILQLALLKPKFAILDETDSGLDVDALRVVSEGVNAYKASSEVGVMLITHYTRILRHITPDFVHVFAGGQIVESGGKELADELEEHGYVKYAGKPEPAAL from the coding sequence ATGGCTACCCTGGAAATCAAGGACCTGCACGCCTCGGTCAACACCGACGAAGGCGCCAAGGAGATCCTCAAGGGTGTGAACCTGACGATCAAGTCAGGCGAGACCCACGCGATCATGGGCCCCAACGGCTCCGGCAAGTCCACCCTGTCCTACGCGATCGCCGGTCACCCGAAGTACCAGGTGACCTCCGGCGAGGTACTGCTGGACGGCGAGAACGTCCTCGAGATGAGCGTCGACGAGCGCGCCCGCGCCGGCCTGTTCCTGGCCATGCAGTACCCGGTCGAGGTGCCCGGCGTCTCGATGTCCAACTTCCTCCGCACCGCGGCCACCGCGGTCCGCGGCGAGGCTCCCAAGCTTCGCCTGTGGGTCAAGGAGGTCAAGGAGGAGATGGGCAAGCTCGAGATCTCGCAGGAGTTCGCCGAGCGCTCGGTCAACGAGGGCTTCTCCGGCGGCGAGAAGAAGCGCCACGAGATCCTGCAGCTGGCGCTGCTCAAGCCGAAGTTCGCCATCCTCGACGAGACCGACTCCGGTCTCGACGTCGACGCCCTGCGCGTCGTCTCCGAGGGCGTCAACGCCTACAAGGCTTCGAGCGAGGTCGGCGTCATGCTGATCACGCACTACACCCGGATCCTGCGGCACATCACGCCGGACTTCGTGCACGTCTTCGCCGGCGGCCAGATCGTCGAGTCGGGCGGCAAGGAGCTGGCCGACGAGCTGGAGGAGCACGGCTACGTCAAGTACGCCGGCAAGCCCGAGCCGGCCGCGCTCTGA
- a CDS encoding cysteine desulfurase translates to MTTTSASSVPLDVAALRADFPILSRTVRDGKPLVYLDSGATSQRPTPVFDAERDYIFTSNSAVHRGAHQLSEEATDAYESARAKVAEFVGADPEELVFTKNATEGINLVAYSMSNAATAGPEASRFVVGPGDEIVITEMEHHANLVPWQQLCQRTGATLKWFKVTAAGRLDLSDVDELITPRTKVVAFAHQSNVLGTVNPVSLLVEKAKAVGALTVLDACQSVPHFGVDFHALGVDFAVFSGHKMLGPSGIGVLYGRTELLSAMPPFLTGGSMIEMVRMEGSTFAPPPQRFEAGVPMTSQAIGLGAAVDYLSAIGMDRIAAHEHELAAAALDGIGAIPGVRIVGPTDLKDRGATVSFVIDGVHPHDAGQVLDSLGIAVRVGHHCAWPLHRACGAQATVRASFYLYNTLSEVDALVAGVREAQKFFGVAQ, encoded by the coding sequence ATGACCACCACCTCGGCTAGCTCTGTTCCCTTGGACGTCGCCGCGTTGCGGGCCGACTTCCCGATCCTGTCGCGTACTGTCCGCGACGGGAAACCCTTGGTGTACCTGGACTCCGGGGCGACGTCGCAACGCCCGACGCCGGTCTTCGACGCGGAACGCGACTACATCTTCACGTCGAACTCCGCCGTCCACCGCGGTGCGCACCAGCTGTCCGAAGAGGCCACCGACGCTTACGAGTCCGCCCGCGCGAAGGTCGCGGAGTTCGTCGGCGCCGACCCCGAGGAGCTGGTGTTCACCAAGAACGCGACCGAGGGCATCAACCTCGTCGCGTACTCGATGAGCAACGCCGCCACGGCCGGCCCCGAAGCTTCGCGCTTCGTGGTCGGCCCGGGCGACGAGATCGTCATCACCGAGATGGAGCACCACGCGAACCTCGTGCCCTGGCAGCAGTTGTGCCAGCGCACCGGGGCCACGCTGAAGTGGTTCAAGGTGACTGCGGCCGGCCGGCTCGACCTGTCCGATGTGGACGAACTGATCACGCCTCGCACGAAGGTGGTCGCGTTCGCGCACCAGTCGAACGTGCTCGGCACGGTCAACCCGGTCTCGCTGCTCGTCGAGAAGGCCAAGGCCGTCGGCGCGCTCACGGTGCTCGACGCTTGCCAGTCGGTGCCGCACTTCGGGGTGGACTTCCACGCGCTGGGTGTCGACTTCGCGGTGTTCTCCGGGCACAAGATGCTCGGCCCGTCCGGCATCGGCGTGCTCTACGGGCGCACCGAGCTGCTCTCGGCGATGCCGCCGTTCCTCACCGGCGGGTCGATGATCGAGATGGTCCGCATGGAGGGCTCCACCTTCGCGCCGCCGCCGCAGCGGTTCGAGGCGGGTGTGCCGATGACGTCGCAGGCCATCGGCCTCGGCGCGGCCGTCGACTACCTCTCGGCCATCGGCATGGACCGGATCGCGGCGCACGAGCACGAGCTCGCCGCGGCCGCCCTCGACGGCATCGGCGCCATCCCCGGCGTCCGGATCGTCGGGCCCACCGACCTGAAGGACCGCGGCGCCACCGTGTCGTTCGTGATCGACGGCGTGCACCCGCACGACGCCGGCCAGGTGCTCGACAGCCTCGGCATCGCCGTGCGCGTCGGCCACCACTGCGCGTGGCCGCTGCACCGGGCGTGCGGCGCGCAGGCGACCGTGCGGGCGTCGTTCTACCTGTACAACACGCTGTCCGAAGTGGACGCCCTGGTAGCGGGTGTTCGCGAGGCCCAGAAGTTCTTCGGGGTTGCCCAGTGA
- the sufU gene encoding Fe-S cluster assembly sulfur transfer protein SufU, translating to MNLESMYQEIILDHYKRPHGRGLRDPFDAESFQVNPTCGDEVTLRVKLDDGKVADVSYDGQGCSISQASTSVMTDLVVGHTLEEAFTTMDAFVELMQGKGKVEPDEEVLEDGIAFAGVAKYPARVKCALLGWMAFKDAVARTTSGAEKA from the coding sequence GTGAACCTGGAAAGCATGTACCAGGAGATCATCCTGGACCACTACAAGCGCCCGCACGGCCGCGGCCTGCGGGACCCGTTCGACGCCGAGTCGTTCCAGGTCAACCCGACCTGCGGCGACGAGGTGACGCTGCGGGTCAAGCTCGACGACGGGAAGGTCGCCGACGTCTCCTACGACGGCCAGGGCTGCTCGATCAGCCAGGCCTCGACGTCGGTCATGACGGACCTGGTCGTGGGGCACACCCTCGAGGAAGCGTTCACCACCATGGACGCCTTCGTCGAACTGATGCAGGGCAAGGGAAAGGTCGAACCGGACGAGGAAGTGCTGGAGGACGGCATCGCCTTCGCGGGCGTCGCCAAGTACCCGGCCAGGGTCAAGTGCGCCCTCCTCGGCTGGATGGCCTTCAAGGACGCCGTCGCCCGGACCACCAGTGGAGCTGAGAAAGCATGA
- a CDS encoding metal-sulfur cluster assembly factor, with product MTEETATREGRTAADLDAETTATQDIELAKLEDVEEAMRDVVDPELGINVVDLGLVYDIRVEPDNTATIDMTLTSAACPLTDVIEDQTSAALTSGGLVKDFRINWVWMPPWGPEKITEDGREQLRALGFTV from the coding sequence ATGACCGAAGAGACCGCCACCCGTGAGGGACGCACCGCCGCCGACCTCGACGCCGAGACCACCGCGACGCAGGACATCGAGCTCGCGAAGCTCGAGGACGTCGAGGAGGCCATGCGCGACGTCGTCGACCCGGAGCTCGGCATCAACGTCGTCGACCTCGGTCTCGTCTACGACATCCGCGTCGAGCCGGACAACACCGCGACGATCGACATGACGCTCACGTCGGCGGCCTGCCCGCTGACCGACGTCATCGAGGACCAGACGTCGGCCGCGCTGACGTCCGGCGGCCTCGTCAAGGACTTCCGGATCAACTGGGTCTGGATGCCGCCGTGGGGCCCGGAGAAGATCACCGAGGACGGCCGCGAGCAGTTGCGCGCCCTCGGCTTCACCGTCTGA
- a CDS encoding DUF4184 family protein, protein MPFTLSHPAAVLPLVRGPLVPSALVAGSVAPDVFWFVPRLPGVGLTKTHELTSILWLDPLLALVILALFQVVLRRPLLALAPKSLAERLPRHPFSWKRPGRIALSLVLGAATHVGWDAFTHENDGFAFLRTPLVTGVDVGRLIQLVSTIAGAAILLWWLVRWYRGAPAEPAPPAIRRRTAVTAFLAAGTLTGVLAEVLPFLAHHDPMTRAGVVGNATYLLVTGAGSGFLAALVLYALTWHARYRSLYTAESREGHLEGL, encoded by the coding sequence GTGCCGTTCACGCTGAGTCACCCGGCCGCCGTGCTGCCGCTGGTGCGCGGCCCGCTGGTGCCGTCCGCGCTCGTCGCCGGTTCCGTCGCGCCGGACGTCTTCTGGTTCGTACCGCGGCTTCCCGGCGTCGGCCTCACCAAGACCCACGAGCTGACCTCGATCCTCTGGCTCGACCCGCTCCTCGCGCTGGTGATCCTCGCGCTCTTCCAGGTCGTCCTGAGACGACCGCTGCTGGCCTTGGCCCCGAAGTCCCTGGCCGAACGGCTCCCCCGCCACCCCTTCAGCTGGAAGCGGCCGGGCCGGATCGCCCTCTCGCTGGTTCTCGGTGCCGCGACGCACGTCGGCTGGGACGCCTTCACCCACGAGAACGACGGATTCGCCTTCCTGCGGACCCCACTGGTCACCGGGGTCGACGTCGGCCGGCTGATCCAGCTGGTCAGCACGATCGCCGGGGCCGCGATCCTCCTGTGGTGGCTGGTCCGCTGGTACCGCGGCGCCCCTGCCGAACCCGCCCCGCCGGCCATCCGGCGCCGCACAGCGGTCACCGCCTTCCTGGCCGCCGGAACGCTCACCGGCGTGCTCGCGGAAGTGCTGCCGTTCCTGGCCCACCACGACCCGATGACCCGCGCGGGCGTCGTCGGTAATGCGACGTACCTGCTGGTCACCGGCGCCGGCAGCGGGTTCCTCGCCGCTCTTGTCCTCTACGCGCTGACCTGGCACGCGCGGTATAGGTCGTTATACACAGCCGAAAGCCGTGAAGGCCACCTTGAGGGACTCTAG
- a CDS encoding YnfA family protein has translation MVFRSILLFLAAAVFEIGGAWLIWQGVREQRGLIWIGGGIVALGVYGFVATLQPDAQFGRILAAYGGVFVAGSLAWGMVADGYRPDRYDVIGALLCLAGVAVIMYAPRAG, from the coding sequence GTGGTCTTCCGGTCGATCCTGCTGTTCCTCGCGGCGGCCGTCTTCGAAATCGGCGGCGCCTGGCTGATCTGGCAGGGCGTCCGCGAGCAACGAGGCCTGATCTGGATCGGCGGCGGCATCGTCGCGCTGGGCGTGTACGGCTTCGTGGCGACGCTCCAGCCGGACGCCCAGTTCGGCCGCATCCTCGCCGCGTACGGCGGGGTGTTCGTGGCGGGCTCACTGGCCTGGGGCATGGTGGCGGACGGCTATCGCCCGGACCGCTACGACGTCATCGGCGCACTGCTGTGCCTCGCGGGGGTCGCGGTGATCATGTACGCGCCGCGGGCGGGGTAA